From Apium graveolens cultivar Ventura chromosome 9, ASM990537v1, whole genome shotgun sequence, the proteins below share one genomic window:
- the LOC141682852 gene encoding protein RADIALIS-like 1 isoform X1: MASMSSHGSWTVKQNKAFEKALALYDKDTPDRWYNVAKAVGGKTAEEVKRHYEILVADIRRIENGNVPYPNYRTTGGNIQG, encoded by the exons ATGGCATCGATGTCTTCCCATGGGTCATGGACTGTTAAGCAGAACAAAGCCTTTGAAAAGGCTCTGGCTTTGTATGACAAGGACACTCCTGACCGTTGGTACAATGTCGCCAAAGCTGTCGGTGGCAAGACAGCCGAGGAGGTGAAGAGGCATTATGAAATCCTCGTGGCAGACATCAGGCGCATTGAGAATGGCAATGTGCCCTACCCCAACTATCGTACCACTGGAGGTAATATTCAAG GATGA
- the LOC141682852 gene encoding protein RADIALIS-like 1 isoform X2, whose product MASMSSHGSWTVKQNKAFEKALALYDKDTPDRWYNVAKAVGGKTAEEVKRHYEILVADIRRIENGNVPYPNYRTTGG is encoded by the exons ATGGCATCGATGTCTTCCCATGGGTCATGGACTGTTAAGCAGAACAAAGCCTTTGAAAAGGCTCTGGCTTTGTATGACAAGGACACTCCTGACCGTTGGTACAATGTCGCCAAAGCTGTCGGTGGCAAGACAGCCGAGGAGGTGAAGAGGCATTATGAAATCCTCGTGGCAGACATCAGGCGCATTGAGAATGGCAATGTGCCCTACCCCAACTATCGTACCACTGGAG GATGA